From the Sphingomonas aliaeris genome, one window contains:
- a CDS encoding inner membrane-spanning protein YciB has translation MVVSRVKLGGISPMLWISGVLVVVFGGLTLYFHDPRFIQMKPTFVYLIFGGTLGFGLLTGRPLLQALLETAYPGLNAVGWRKLTRNWAVFFCGMALLNEAVWRSTSWDFWVGFKLWGAIPLTLLFAFANIPMLLRHGLTMGDEAPVPPEG, from the coding sequence ATGGTCGTGTCGCGCGTAAAGCTTGGCGGGATATCGCCGATGCTGTGGATTTCGGGCGTGCTGGTCGTCGTATTCGGCGGCCTGACGCTGTATTTCCACGATCCACGCTTCATCCAGATGAAGCCGACGTTCGTGTATCTCATCTTCGGCGGAACGCTGGGCTTCGGCCTGCTCACCGGACGCCCGCTGCTTCAGGCGTTGCTGGAGACGGCATATCCCGGTTTGAACGCGGTCGGTTGGCGGAAGCTGACGCGCAACTGGGCAGTATTCTTCTGCGGCATGGCGCTGCTCAACGAAGCCGTGTGGCGGTCAACGAGCTGGGACTTCTGGGTCGGGTTCAAATTGTGGGGCGCGATTCCGCTGACGTTGTTGTTTGCCTTCGCCAACATTCCGATGCTGTTACGGCATGGTCTAACGATGGGTGACGAAGCGCCAGTTCCGCCGGAGGGTTGA
- a CDS encoding superoxide dismutase: MAFELPPLPYAYDALEPTISKETMTFHHDKHHAAYTAKLNEGVAADPKLEGKTIEEILGMISSQPPLVRNNGGGFWNHAFFWKIMGPEGTTKPSGKLAEAIETYGGLDKLKEDFNGKGAGQFGSGWAWVIADESGALKVVSTPNQDNPLMDDAKDKGTPILGNDVWEHAYYLTYMNDRPGYLKAWWNVVNWDEAGKIYDAAVG, encoded by the coding sequence ATGGCTTTCGAACTCCCACCGCTGCCTTACGCCTATGACGCGTTGGAGCCGACGATCTCGAAAGAGACGATGACGTTCCACCACGACAAGCACCACGCGGCCTATACGGCGAAGCTGAACGAAGGCGTGGCCGCCGATCCGAAGCTGGAAGGCAAGACGATCGAGGAGATCCTCGGCATGATCTCGTCGCAGCCGCCGCTCGTGCGCAACAATGGCGGCGGGTTCTGGAACCACGCATTCTTCTGGAAGATCATGGGTCCCGAAGGCACGACCAAGCCGTCGGGAAAGCTGGCCGAAGCGATCGAGACCTATGGCGGGCTCGACAAGCTGAAGGAAGATTTCAACGGCAAGGGTGCGGGCCAGTTCGGTTCGGGCTGGGCCTGGGTGATTGCCGACGAATCGGGCGCGCTGAAGGTCGTATCGACGCCGAACCAGGATAATCCCCTGATGGACGATGCCAAGGACAAGGGCACGCCGATCCTGGGTAATGACGTGTGGGAACACGCATATTACCTGACCTACATGAACGACCGTCCCGGCTATCTGAAGGCGTGGTGGAACGTCGTGAACTGGGACGAAGCCGGCAAGATCTACGACGCCGCTGTTGGCTGA
- the pspF gene encoding phage shock protein operon transcriptional activator, which translates to MDRATQVIGQSNAFLDVLERASRAAALDRPVLVIGERGTGKELVAERLHRLSPRWDQPLVVMNCAALPETLIEAELFGHEAGAFTGATKARVGRFEEADGGTLFLDELGTLSMGAQERLLRAVEYGEITRIGSSRPLRVDVRIVAATNEHLPAKVECHQFRADLLDRLSFEVVTLPPLRARPGDVMVLADHFGRRMAAELGRDSWAGFGRDATDALVDYQWPGNVRELRNVVERAVYRWEQSGPIEHIEFDPFHSPYQPVGVAATSMSPPVSSPTTTAPEPDCSGDFKTRIARFERELLEKALADSRFNQRATAEALGLSYDQLRHALKRHGLISAGPSESVA; encoded by the coding sequence ATGGATCGTGCGACGCAGGTCATTGGGCAATCGAACGCCTTTCTCGACGTGCTCGAACGGGCCAGTCGTGCAGCTGCGCTGGATCGACCGGTGCTCGTGATAGGCGAGCGCGGCACGGGCAAGGAACTGGTCGCCGAGCGCCTGCATCGCCTTTCTCCCCGCTGGGACCAGCCGCTCGTCGTGATGAACTGCGCGGCCTTGCCCGAGACGCTGATCGAGGCGGAGCTGTTCGGGCACGAGGCCGGCGCGTTCACCGGGGCGACCAAGGCGCGCGTCGGCCGGTTCGAGGAAGCGGACGGGGGCACGCTGTTCCTCGACGAGTTGGGCACGCTGTCGATGGGGGCGCAGGAGCGGTTGCTGCGTGCGGTCGAATATGGCGAGATCACCCGGATCGGATCGTCGCGCCCGCTGCGCGTCGACGTACGCATCGTCGCGGCGACGAACGAGCATCTTCCCGCGAAGGTCGAATGCCACCAGTTCCGCGCCGATCTGCTCGATCGCCTTAGTTTCGAGGTCGTGACATTGCCGCCGCTGCGCGCCCGTCCGGGGGACGTCATGGTACTTGCGGATCATTTCGGGCGGCGCATGGCGGCGGAGCTGGGGCGCGATAGTTGGGCGGGGTTCGGACGCGATGCGACCGACGCGCTCGTCGATTATCAATGGCCGGGCAACGTCCGCGAATTGCGCAACGTGGTCGAGCGTGCGGTCTATCGCTGGGAACAGAGCGGGCCGATCGAGCATATCGAGTTCGATCCGTTTCATTCGCCATATCAGCCGGTCGGCGTCGCCGCGACGAGCATGTCCCCACCGGTGTCGTCGCCGACGACAACCGCGCCCGAACCGGACTGCAGCGGGGACTTCAAAACCCGGATAGCGCGGTTCGAGCGGGAGTTGCTGGAAAAGGCGCTGGCCGACAGCCGCTTCAATCAGCGTGCGACGGCCGAGGCGTTGGGGTTGAGTTACGATCAGTTGCGGCACGCATTGAAGCGGCACGGGCTAATTTCCGCGGGTCCATCCGAATCGGTTGCGTAA
- the pspA gene encoding phage shock protein PspA: MGIFSRTRDIVAANFSDLLDKAEDPSKMIRMIILEMEETLVEVRASAARTIADQKEMRRHISKLDKLQDSWTEKAELALSKGREDLAKAALVEKQKAADMGAQLETEITVLDDALRSSEEDIAKLQKKLSEARTRQNQIVTRLETAHNRFKVREMYAGQKVEDAFSRFDILDRRVDLAEGRADAAGLGGAPKTLDEEIAELKSAEKVDAELAAMKARMGREG; this comes from the coding sequence ATGGGCATTTTCTCCCGCACTCGCGACATCGTCGCTGCCAACTTCTCCGACCTGCTCGACAAGGCGGAAGACCCCTCGAAGATGATCCGCATGATCATCCTCGAAATGGAGGAAACCCTGGTCGAAGTCCGCGCCTCCGCCGCCCGCACGATCGCGGATCAGAAGGAAATGCGTCGTCACATCTCGAAGCTCGACAAGCTGCAGGACAGCTGGACCGAGAAGGCCGAACTGGCGCTCAGCAAGGGCCGCGAGGATCTTGCCAAGGCCGCCCTGGTCGAGAAGCAGAAGGCCGCCGACATGGGCGCCCAGCTGGAAACGGAAATCACGGTGCTCGACGATGCGCTGCGGTCTTCGGAGGAAGACATCGCGAAGTTGCAGAAGAAGCTGAGCGAAGCACGCACCCGCCAGAACCAGATCGTCACCCGGCTCGAAACGGCGCACAACCGCTTCAAGGTCCGGGAAATGTATGCCGGCCAGAAGGTGGAAGACGCATTCTCGCGCTTCGACATTCTCGACCGCCGCGTCGACCTGGCCGAGGGCCGGGCGGATGCCGCCGGTCTGGGCGGCGCACCGAAGACGCTGGACGAGGAAATCGCCGAACTGAAATCGGCCGAGAAGGTCGATGCCGAACTGGCTGCAATGAAGGCTCGCATGGGCCGGGAGGGCTGA
- the pspB gene encoding envelope stress response membrane protein PspB, giving the protein MEDLAPIIAIASIFIGMPWIILHYITKWKQAPKITQEDEGLLDELYSLSRRLEDRLNTVERIVAADNPDWKPRQSHDRNQSDDYLSRRN; this is encoded by the coding sequence ATGGAAGATCTCGCGCCCATCATCGCGATCGCCTCGATCTTTATCGGGATGCCGTGGATCATCCTCCACTACATCACGAAGTGGAAACAGGCACCGAAGATCACTCAGGAGGACGAAGGCCTTCTCGACGAGCTCTACTCGCTCTCGCGCCGGCTGGAAGATCGCCTGAACACCGTCGAACGCATCGTTGCCGCCGACAATCCCGACTGGAAGCCGCGCCAATCGCACGACCGCAACCAGTCCGACGACTATCTTTCGAGGAGGAACTGA
- the pspC gene encoding envelope stress response membrane protein PspC: MSASRTKFYVDKQNRKWLGVCAGIADYTGVDVTWVRVGAVLLTVAGGFPWTLLAYWLVNWMADVKPSGLYDSEEDQKFWQGVRSNPKRSTAEIRSSFRDIDRRLADIETYYTSRNSRLANEIDSLR, from the coding sequence ATGTCCGCCAGCCGCACCAAATTCTACGTCGACAAGCAGAACCGCAAATGGCTCGGCGTCTGCGCCGGCATCGCCGACTATACCGGGGTGGACGTCACCTGGGTCCGGGTCGGCGCGGTCCTCCTGACGGTCGCCGGGGGCTTTCCCTGGACCCTGCTGGCCTACTGGCTGGTCAACTGGATGGCCGATGTCAAACCTTCGGGACTGTATGACAGCGAAGAGGACCAGAAGTTCTGGCAGGGCGTCCGGTCCAACCCGAAGCGCTCAACCGCGGAAATCCGCTCCAGCTTCCGCGACATCGATCGCCGGCTCGCCGACATCGAGACGTACTACACAAGCCGCAACAGCCGCCTGGCCAACGAAATCGACAGCCTGCGCTAA
- a CDS encoding SufE family protein → MPSLTDLQDEYGFLDADDRYRLLIDLGRELEPMPDALKTDATLVRGCSASVWVYPTVRDDSTLHFLADSNGAITKGIIALVLLTVQDRAPDAILGTDIEGQLSPFDLRNQLSSNRTQGIPNMIALIRETAQRYAA, encoded by the coding sequence ATGCCCAGCCTCACCGATCTGCAAGACGAATACGGCTTCCTCGACGCCGACGATCGCTACCGCCTGCTAATCGATCTGGGGCGCGAGCTGGAACCGATGCCTGATGCGCTTAAGACCGATGCGACCCTGGTGCGCGGTTGCTCGGCGTCGGTCTGGGTCTATCCGACGGTTCGCGACGACAGCACGCTGCATTTCCTCGCCGACAGCAATGGGGCGATCACCAAGGGGATCATCGCGCTGGTCCTTCTCACGGTGCAGGACCGCGCACCGGACGCGATACTGGGCACCGATATCGAGGGACAACTGAGCCCGTTCGACCTGCGTAACCAGCTCAGTTCGAACCGGACGCAAGGCATTCCCAACATGATCGCGCTTATCCGCGAAACCGCGCAGCGCTACGCAGCATGA
- a CDS encoding thioredoxin domain-containing protein, translating to MEAGGLKLPTLRPVVRNVRAEWTGTLLVCGKCSKKLDGGFGPKGREPLGKALRRHLGLKKGRKAATGIVEVKCLGICPKGAVTVIDGADPHSWKLVAKGADLDEVVETLNLQPR from the coding sequence GTGGAAGCCGGCGGGTTGAAGCTGCCGACGTTGCGGCCCGTGGTACGAAACGTGCGGGCGGAATGGACGGGCACGCTGCTGGTTTGCGGCAAATGTTCGAAGAAGCTGGATGGTGGGTTCGGGCCCAAAGGGCGCGAGCCGCTCGGCAAGGCGCTTCGCCGGCACCTGGGGTTGAAGAAGGGTCGCAAGGCCGCGACCGGCATCGTCGAGGTCAAGTGCCTGGGGATCTGTCCCAAGGGTGCGGTGACGGTCATCGACGGTGCCGATCCGCATAGCTGGAAACTGGTCGCCAAGGGTGCGGACTTGGACGAGGTCGTGGAAACCCTGAACCTTCAGCCGCGTTGA
- a CDS encoding J domain-containing protein: protein MARSSTRSTDWGFPRWRAYGEAGSEAVTVRLCDRHGCTEKGDCPAPKSPNSPERWYFCQEHAGEYNRGWNYFEGLTAEEAAERERAETQTAEGYTESRHNQWAGPGDGSRSRDEMRALEVLGLDPDVDFAAVKLAWRKLAKDSHPDLRPGDAEAAKRFQAVQAAYDVLRAAEEMREWKPAG from the coding sequence ATGGCGCGTTCCTCTACTCGATCGACTGACTGGGGCTTTCCCCGCTGGCGCGCTTATGGCGAGGCTGGCAGCGAAGCGGTGACCGTGCGGCTCTGCGACCGGCACGGCTGCACCGAAAAGGGCGATTGCCCCGCGCCGAAATCCCCCAACAGCCCCGAACGCTGGTATTTCTGTCAGGAGCATGCCGGCGAGTACAATCGCGGCTGGAACTATTTCGAGGGGCTGACGGCGGAGGAAGCCGCCGAACGCGAGCGCGCGGAGACGCAGACCGCGGAAGGCTATACCGAAAGCCGGCACAACCAGTGGGCCGGGCCGGGCGACGGCAGCCGGTCGCGCGACGAGATGCGCGCGCTGGAGGTGCTCGGGCTCGACCCGGACGTCGATTTCGCGGCGGTCAAGCTGGCGTGGCGCAAGCTCGCCAAGGACAGCCACCCCGATCTTCGGCCCGGCGATGCGGAAGCGGCGAAGCGGTTTCAGGCAGTGCAGGCCGCCTATGACGTCCTGCGCGCTGCCGAAGAGATGCGCGAGTGGAAGCCGGCGGGTTGA
- a CDS encoding N-acetylmuramoyl-L-alanine amidase, protein MNIIETPSPNFDDRTLPITMIVLHYTGMQDAESAIQRLTDPEAKVSAHYLVAEDGTILRMVDEAKRAWHAGQSHWRGITDVNSASIGIEIVNPGHEHGYRPFPEQQIDALLPLVAGIKERYDIGRGDVVGHSDIAPKRKQDPGELFPWSRLAKLRLALPRPTKNLMDPGWTQGGFLLALERFGYDVSDKLAALVAFQRRFRPELIDGEIDAECRCILLALLLPKPQGDA, encoded by the coding sequence ATGAACATCATCGAAACGCCGTCGCCCAATTTCGACGATCGGACGCTGCCGATCACGATGATCGTGCTGCATTATACGGGTATGCAGGATGCGGAGTCCGCGATCCAGCGGCTGACCGATCCGGAAGCCAAGGTGTCGGCGCATTATCTGGTCGCGGAGGACGGCACGATCCTCCGGATGGTCGATGAGGCGAAACGCGCATGGCATGCCGGGCAATCGCACTGGCGCGGCATCACCGATGTCAACAGCGCCAGCATCGGGATCGAGATCGTCAATCCGGGGCACGAACACGGATATCGCCCGTTCCCGGAACAACAGATCGACGCGCTGCTGCCATTGGTCGCGGGTATCAAGGAGCGCTACGATATCGGCCGCGGCGACGTGGTTGGCCATTCGGACATCGCGCCGAAGCGGAAGCAGGACCCAGGCGAGTTGTTCCCCTGGTCCCGGCTGGCGAAGCTGCGGCTTGCGCTGCCCCGGCCGACCAAGAATTTGATGGATCCGGGCTGGACGCAGGGCGGGTTCCTGCTCGCGCTCGAACGCTTCGGCTATGACGTGTCCGACAAGCTTGCGGCGCTCGTCGCGTTCCAGCGGCGATTCCGGCCGGAACTGATCGACGGCGAGATCGATGCGGAATGCCGCTGCATCCTGCTGGCGCTTTTGCTTCCCAAACCGCAGGGCGACGCGTAA
- a CDS encoding DMT family transporter gives MAGVARFPQRPGFTLRDFAVVIVMNMMWGLNIIAVKMAVTEISPLTAGFLRQALVLLVCGTWLRIVPGRMVALTALGILVGGLFYVAINLSLAVADNVGALAIAGQLGVPFSMILAIIVFKERIRLPRMAGIALSFAGVVLLVFDPAAAREVPGLALTALASFFWAVGSIIQRYLIGVPVLTIYAWIGLWGSIVMGLLAWQVEPQAMHAIPALPLGALGWVAFSAIGSTVIGQGSMSYLLQRHPISLVTPLTLAAPVISVFAASYYFGTPLTALMLTGGGIAMLGVAIVTIRTARVGREHGDSA, from the coding sequence GTGGCAGGTGTCGCACGTTTCCCCCAACGCCCCGGCTTCACGCTGCGCGATTTCGCCGTCGTCATCGTGATGAACATGATGTGGGGGCTGAACATCATCGCCGTGAAAATGGCGGTGACGGAGATTTCCCCGCTGACCGCCGGCTTCCTGCGACAGGCGCTGGTGCTGCTGGTGTGCGGAACGTGGCTGCGCATCGTACCCGGGCGCATGGTTGCGCTGACCGCGCTGGGCATCCTTGTCGGCGGTCTTTTCTACGTTGCGATCAACCTGTCGCTGGCCGTTGCGGACAATGTCGGCGCGCTTGCGATCGCCGGGCAACTGGGCGTACCCTTCTCCATGATCCTAGCAATCATCGTCTTCAAGGAACGCATCCGCCTTCCCCGCATGGCCGGGATCGCTTTGTCGTTTGCCGGCGTCGTCCTGCTGGTGTTCGATCCCGCCGCCGCGCGCGAGGTGCCGGGGCTGGCGCTGACGGCGCTGGCGAGCTTCTTTTGGGCGGTCGGATCGATCATCCAGCGCTACCTGATCGGTGTTCCGGTGCTGACCATCTATGCGTGGATCGGGTTGTGGGGGTCGATCGTGATGGGCCTGCTGGCGTGGCAGGTGGAACCGCAGGCGATGCATGCGATACCAGCACTGCCGCTCGGCGCGCTCGGGTGGGTGGCGTTTTCGGCGATCGGATCGACCGTCATCGGGCAGGGATCGATGTCCTACCTGTTGCAGCGGCATCCGATCAGTCTGGTCACGCCGCTGACCCTGGCGGCGCCGGTCATCTCGGTTTTCGCCGCATCCTATTATTTCGGCACGCCGCTGACCGCGCTTATGCTAACCGGCGGAGGGATCGCGATGCTCGGCGTCGCGATCGTGACGATCCGCACCGCGCGGGTCGGCAGGGAACATGGGGATAGCGCATGA
- a CDS encoding CheR family methyltransferase, which translates to MHILTAVLEQRTGQQIAANREWRIETALKPVLRERGLDTLDQLAGEILSGTDPLVADQVVDALLNQESSFFRDAAVLDTVAAAVQAMREQAPNRSIRVWSAGCSMGQEPLSLAMLFDEQVEAKGGRKPEIVATDVSEAALARARLGRFSQFEIQRGLPIRRMIRWFDAAGGDWAAKPELVRQISFRRLNLVADPLPAGKFDVVLCRNVLLYLSSSLRRQVLDRLATVLRPGGLLVLGAGETVIGQTEAFCPSAEYRGLYEMIGG; encoded by the coding sequence ATGCATATCCTGACCGCGGTGCTGGAGCAGCGCACCGGCCAGCAGATCGCAGCGAATCGCGAATGGCGGATCGAAACCGCGCTGAAACCGGTCCTGCGTGAGCGCGGGCTTGACACGCTCGACCAGCTGGCGGGCGAGATCCTGAGCGGTACCGACCCGCTTGTGGCGGATCAGGTGGTCGACGCGCTGCTCAATCAGGAAAGCTCGTTCTTCCGTGACGCTGCGGTGCTGGATACCGTCGCCGCCGCCGTACAGGCGATGCGCGAACAGGCACCGAACCGCAGTATCCGGGTCTGGTCCGCCGGATGTTCGATGGGTCAGGAGCCTTTGTCGCTGGCGATGCTGTTCGACGAACAGGTCGAGGCGAAGGGCGGACGCAAGCCGGAGATCGTCGCTACTGACGTATCGGAAGCGGCACTGGCGCGCGCGCGGCTCGGCCGGTTCTCGCAGTTCGAGATTCAGCGCGGCCTGCCGATCCGGCGGATGATCCGCTGGTTCGATGCCGCCGGCGGCGACTGGGCCGCGAAACCCGAGTTGGTGCGCCAGATCAGTTTCCGCCGTCTCAACCTCGTCGCCGATCCCTTGCCGGCGGGCAAGTTCGACGTCGTCCTGTGCCGTAACGTCCTGCTGTACCTGTCGTCCTCGCTCAGGCGGCAGGTCCTCGACCGTCTCGCCACGGTGTTGCGCCCGGGCGGTTTGCTCGTGCTCGGTGCGGGGGAGACGGTGATCGGACAGACCGAGGCGTTCTGCCCGTCGGCGGAATATCGCGGATTGTACGAGATGATCGGCGGCTGA
- a CDS encoding chemotaxis protein CheB, whose protein sequence is MPASLPAILIVDDSAVARAVIGRMIEGSRRFALAGTVPDVQAALAFLKTNRVDAILLDIEMPGVDGLTALPDLIVASDGAKVLVVSSSCDDGGAATIQALALGAADTLVKPGVGAFAGRFADVLVDKLSRLLVIDPVVPVASAAVSPPAARPTYRTTQSQFDIIAIGASTGGIHALSQLLREVPADVTTPILITQHLPESFMPYFAAQVAVLAGRPCDVATDRLRIRAGRVIIAPGDGHMRVVALGDGNFAVRLSREPARSGCMPSVDPMFESLAETHGARAMAIVLSGMGRDGSDGARKLVDAGGALIAQDRESSVVWGMPGAVAQFAGVMLPPGEIGRLVAAGRRPSC, encoded by the coding sequence ATGCCCGCCTCGCTTCCGGCAATCCTGATCGTCGATGATTCGGCGGTGGCGCGCGCCGTGATCGGCCGCATGATCGAGGGCAGCCGCCGCTTCGCTCTCGCCGGCACCGTTCCCGACGTGCAGGCCGCACTCGCATTCCTGAAAACCAACCGCGTCGACGCAATCCTGCTCGATATCGAAATGCCGGGCGTCGACGGGCTGACCGCACTGCCCGATTTGATCGTGGCGAGCGACGGCGCGAAGGTGCTGGTCGTATCCTCCTCCTGCGACGATGGCGGTGCCGCGACGATCCAGGCGCTGGCGCTGGGTGCTGCCGACACGCTGGTGAAGCCCGGGGTCGGTGCATTTGCCGGGCGGTTCGCGGATGTCCTGGTCGATAAACTCTCGCGCTTGCTGGTGATCGATCCGGTCGTCCCCGTCGCATCCGCCGCCGTCAGTCCGCCAGCGGCCCGGCCGACGTACCGCACGACGCAGAGCCAGTTCGACATCATCGCGATCGGAGCGTCCACGGGCGGTATCCACGCGCTTAGCCAGTTGCTGCGCGAGGTTCCGGCAGACGTCACGACCCCGATCCTGATCACGCAGCATCTGCCCGAATCGTTCATGCCGTATTTCGCGGCGCAGGTTGCCGTGCTGGCGGGACGCCCCTGCGATGTCGCGACCGACCGGCTGCGGATTCGCGCCGGCCGCGTCATCATTGCGCCCGGCGACGGTCACATGCGTGTCGTGGCATTGGGCGACGGGAACTTTGCCGTCCGTCTGAGCCGCGAACCCGCGCGCAGCGGATGCATGCCATCCGTCGATCCGATGTTCGAAAGCCTTGCCGAGACGCATGGCGCGCGCGCGATGGCCATCGTGCTGAGCGGTATGGGACGCGATGGTAGCGACGGTGCGCGGAAGCTCGTCGATGCGGGTGGCGCCTTGATCGCGCAGGATCGCGAGAGTTCGGTCGTGTGGGGAATGCCTGGCGCGGTCGCACAGTTTGCCGGTGTGATGCTGCCGCCGGGGGAGATCGGTCGGCTGGTTGCCGCCGGACGGAGGCCGTCATGCTGA
- a CDS encoding response regulator → MKTCLVVDDSKVIRKVARHILETLNFQVSEAGDGKEALDSCLASAPDVILLDWNMPVMSGMDFLRALRVSAVTSRPKVVFCTTENGMGHIRAAIEAGADEYVMKPFDRETLESKLQIVGMA, encoded by the coding sequence ATGAAAACGTGCCTGGTCGTCGATGATTCTAAGGTGATCCGCAAAGTCGCGCGACACATATTGGAGACGCTGAACTTTCAGGTTTCCGAAGCCGGCGACGGCAAGGAAGCGCTCGATTCGTGCCTCGCCTCCGCGCCTGACGTCATTCTGCTCGACTGGAACATGCCGGTGATGAGCGGGATGGATTTCCTGCGTGCATTGCGCGTCAGCGCGGTGACGAGCCGCCCGAAGGTCGTCTTCTGCACGACCGAGAACGGAATGGGTCATATCCGCGCCGCGATCGAGGCGGGCGCGGACGAATATGTCATGAAGCCGTTCGATCGCGAGACGTTGGAAAGCAAGCTCCAGATCGTCGGCATGGCCTGA
- a CDS encoding chemotaxis protein CheW — translation MNTLFLIAHIAGRAVAIDSAQVESVVDIGTVIPVPRTGGQVLGLAALRSRVVTVIDTRTALNLPAGAVPATRAVITAVEGHHYAVLVDPLEDVAPFELLPLSSGIVLDGGWRAAGCGIVEQDGEPLLAIDLRALLPGLTALAA, via the coding sequence ATGAACACGCTATTCCTGATCGCGCACATTGCGGGCCGCGCCGTCGCGATCGATTCGGCGCAGGTCGAATCGGTGGTCGATATCGGCACGGTCATTCCGGTCCCGAGGACCGGCGGACAGGTGCTGGGGCTGGCGGCGTTGCGCAGCCGGGTGGTGACGGTGATCGACACGCGTACGGCGCTGAACCTGCCTGCGGGTGCGGTACCGGCGACGCGTGCGGTCATCACCGCGGTCGAGGGGCATCATTATGCCGTCCTCGTCGATCCGCTGGAGGACGTCGCGCCGTTCGAACTGCTTCCGCTATCGTCCGGCATCGTATTGGACGGGGGCTGGCGAGCAGCCGGATGCGGGATAGTGGAACAGGATGGAGAGCCGCTGCTGGCGATCGACCTGCGCGCATTGCTGCCCGGTCTCACCGCCTTGGCTGCATAA